One genomic window of Geoanaerobacter pelophilus includes the following:
- the dxr gene encoding 1-deoxy-D-xylulose-5-phosphate reductoisomerase, whose product MKKLTVLGSTGSIGVSTLEIVAAHPDRFEVVALTAGRNLDLLVQQISAFRPKLVSVLDNDLAAALKKMLPPGPVPEIMAGVDGLIGAAIHPDTEMVVAAIVGAAGLLPTASAIRAGKDIALANKETLVTAGHLFMEEVAKAGVKLYPVDSEHSAVFQSIEGHRSEDIEKIILTASGGPFLNTPLEQLKKVTVADALNHPNWSMGRKITIDSASMMNKGLEVIEARWLFDVDPVKIDVNIHPQSIIHSMVEYVDGCVIAQLGTPDMKAPIAYALSYPERVSTGVKPLDLTQLSALTFFKPDLEKFRCLQLAYDAMAAGESMPAVMNAANEVAVEAFLNGKIPFLGISELIVRTMDSHTAHQLSSIEEVLSVDAWGRAKACELLPTL is encoded by the coding sequence ATGAAGAAACTTACAGTTTTAGGGTCAACAGGGTCAATCGGCGTCAGCACTCTGGAGATAGTGGCGGCGCATCCTGACCGGTTTGAAGTCGTTGCCCTGACCGCAGGGAGAAACCTGGATCTGCTGGTGCAGCAGATCTCTGCATTCCGACCGAAGCTGGTATCGGTGCTTGATAATGATCTTGCCGCAGCACTCAAAAAAATGCTCCCTCCCGGTCCGGTGCCGGAAATCATGGCTGGCGTCGATGGTCTGATTGGGGCTGCGATCCATCCGGACACGGAGATGGTAGTGGCTGCCATCGTCGGTGCTGCCGGTCTGCTGCCGACAGCGTCCGCCATCAGGGCCGGCAAGGATATAGCCCTGGCCAACAAGGAGACACTGGTTACTGCCGGGCACCTCTTCATGGAAGAGGTGGCAAAGGCAGGAGTCAAGCTGTACCCGGTGGACAGCGAGCATAGTGCGGTCTTTCAGTCAATAGAGGGGCACCGTAGCGAGGATATCGAGAAGATCATCCTGACCGCTTCCGGTGGTCCGTTCCTCAACACTCCTCTTGAGCAACTCAAAAAGGTTACGGTGGCTGATGCCCTCAACCATCCCAACTGGAGCATGGGGCGTAAGATCACCATCGATTCGGCCTCCATGATGAACAAAGGGTTGGAAGTCATAGAAGCCCGCTGGCTGTTTGATGTTGATCCGGTGAAGATCGACGTCAATATCCATCCGCAGAGCATCATCCACTCAATGGTCGAATATGTGGACGGTTGTGTCATCGCGCAGCTCGGCACCCCGGACATGAAGGCTCCCATCGCCTATGCCCTGTCATATCCGGAGCGGGTATCTACCGGAGTCAAGCCGCTTGACCTGACCCAGTTGTCCGCGCTCACTTTTTTTAAACCCGACCTGGAGAAATTTCGCTGTCTGCAGCTGGCATACGATGCCATGGCTGCCGGCGAGAGCATGCCCGCAGTAATGAATGCCGCCAACGAGGTCGCAGTGGAGGCCTTTCTCAACGGCAAAATTCCGTTCCTGGGGATTTCTGAGCTTATTGTCCGGACCATGGATAGCCACACTGCTCACCAGCTTAGCTCGATAGAAGAAGTGCTCTCGGTTGATGCCTGGGGGCGAGCGAAAGCGTGTGAGCTGTTGCCTACGTTGTGA
- a CDS encoding phosphatidate cytidylyltransferase: MKRLLTAVIALPLLIALIVKGSQPLFAAFILVVAVIGLAEFYRMALPGRKTEAVVASVLGAPLALVPLLSNPLLLPVLTALVLIAALALLFRFSDIRQAAQEWALLAAGLLYVPLLLSQLLLLKAEPFGECWILLMMLIVMSGDSAAYYVGSALGRNKLYPAVSPNKSIEGALGGLAGSVAGAFVAKLTFFPQLGVVDCIATALVLGVLGQLGDLFESLLKRSCGVKDSGTIVPGHGGILDRLDSILFAAPAAWWYAHFIFTRG, translated from the coding sequence ATAAAAAGATTGCTTACCGCGGTCATCGCCCTTCCTCTGTTGATTGCCCTGATTGTTAAGGGGAGCCAGCCTCTTTTCGCCGCCTTTATCCTGGTCGTCGCCGTTATCGGTCTGGCGGAATTCTACCGGATGGCGCTCCCCGGTCGGAAAACAGAAGCTGTGGTCGCTTCAGTTCTGGGCGCTCCTCTGGCTCTGGTTCCACTGCTGTCCAATCCATTGCTGCTCCCGGTACTGACGGCGCTCGTGCTGATCGCTGCTTTGGCACTGCTGTTCCGTTTTAGCGATATCCGCCAGGCAGCCCAGGAATGGGCGCTTCTTGCCGCCGGTTTGCTCTATGTGCCGCTCCTCCTTTCACAACTGCTGCTTCTGAAAGCCGAGCCGTTCGGCGAGTGCTGGATCCTGCTGATGATGCTGATTGTCATGTCCGGTGATTCGGCTGCCTACTACGTTGGTTCCGCGCTTGGCAGGAATAAGCTCTATCCAGCTGTCAGCCCCAACAAGAGTATTGAGGGGGCGCTGGGCGGGCTTGCCGGGAGTGTGGCAGGTGCCTTCGTGGCAAAACTGACCTTCTTTCCGCAGCTCGGGGTAGTGGATTGCATAGCCACTGCCCTGGTCCTTGGGGTGCTCGGGCAACTGGGGGATCTCTTCGAGTCACTGCTAAAGAGGAGTTGCGGGGTAAAGGATTCAGGAACCATTGTCCCCGGCCATGGCGGCATCCTTGACCGGCTCGATAGTATTCTTTTCGCGGCCCCGGCGGCATGGTGGTATGCACATTTCATCTTTACTCGAGGTTAG
- the tsaB gene encoding tRNA (adenosine(37)-N6)-threonylcarbamoyltransferase complex dimerization subunit type 1 TsaB yields the protein MKLLTIDTSSTVCSVALTEGEQLIGEYLLAGGKGASSRLFDAIERLTTDCGVAMGAIDAFGVVTGPGAFTGLRVGIAAVKGLALATGKPVAGISSLAMLAMNIPLSNLPVCALYDARKNEVYAGLYACSSALPVPIRGDAVIAPEAVAQWLTGPTILVGDGALRYREQLLALLGDRAIFAPPHVHLPRASNGAMLAYAALQRGDGVSAVDLLPVYLRLSEAEMAKQR from the coding sequence TTGAAACTTCTTACCATCGACACATCCTCAACTGTCTGCAGTGTGGCGCTTACCGAAGGTGAACAGCTGATCGGCGAGTACCTGCTTGCCGGCGGCAAGGGCGCCTCGTCGCGGCTTTTCGATGCCATTGAGCGATTGACGACCGATTGCGGTGTAGCCATGGGGGCGATTGACGCTTTCGGGGTTGTCACCGGACCCGGCGCCTTTACCGGACTTCGGGTGGGTATTGCCGCGGTGAAAGGGCTGGCGCTGGCCACTGGCAAGCCGGTGGCAGGGATTTCTTCTCTGGCAATGCTGGCCATGAACATCCCCCTCTCGAATCTGCCGGTCTGTGCACTGTACGATGCCCGCAAAAACGAGGTGTATGCCGGACTCTATGCCTGCAGCTCAGCCCTGCCGGTCCCGATCAGAGGCGATGCGGTCATTGCTCCTGAAGCTGTTGCCCAATGGCTTACCGGGCCAACCATCCTGGTCGGTGACGGCGCTCTTCGCTATCGGGAGCAACTTCTGGCGTTGCTCGGTGATCGCGCCATTTTTGCCCCACCGCATGTCCACCTGCCAAGAGCCTCCAATGGCGCCATGCTGGCCTATGCCGCCTTGCAGCGTGGCGATGGCGTCTCCGCTGTTGACCTGCTCCCGGTTTATCTGAGGCTTTCCGAGGCGGAAATGGCCAAACAACGCTAG
- the rseP gene encoding RIP metalloprotease RseP, producing MTSIIAAIIVLGALIFVHELGHFLFAKLFGVGVEKFSLGFGTKLIGFKKGETEYLISAFPLGGYVKMVGEGSDAEVSEEDQARSFAAKPPLQRIAIVAAGPIFNLVFAWVLFVLIYMIGVPSVTSKIGEVIKDKPAAKAGILTGDQVIAIAGKPVSRWDEVAKEIAESDGKTLEIQVKRAGAILGFKVTPETRKAKNLFGESVTSPAIGIVSAGDEVQERFGPGEALLKGSAQTWNMIHLTVLSLVKLVERAIPLDTVGGPIMIAKMAGQQASEGGVSFIAFMALLSINLGVLNLLPVPILDGGHLFFFAWEVVFRKPVSQKAREMAQQVGLFLLLSLMVLAFYNDIMRYFLGQG from the coding sequence ATGACCAGTATAATTGCTGCAATTATAGTGCTTGGCGCTCTGATCTTTGTTCATGAACTGGGGCACTTCCTTTTTGCCAAGCTGTTCGGTGTCGGGGTGGAAAAGTTTTCCCTCGGTTTCGGCACCAAGCTGATCGGCTTCAAAAAGGGCGAGACCGAGTATCTGATCTCAGCCTTTCCTCTTGGCGGCTATGTCAAGATGGTCGGGGAGGGGAGCGACGCTGAAGTGAGCGAGGAGGACCAGGCCCGCTCGTTTGCGGCAAAGCCGCCGTTGCAGAGAATTGCCATTGTTGCTGCCGGTCCGATTTTCAACCTGGTTTTTGCATGGGTCCTGTTCGTGCTGATCTACATGATCGGCGTTCCATCAGTCACCAGCAAGATCGGCGAGGTAATCAAGGACAAACCTGCGGCAAAAGCAGGGATTTTGACCGGGGATCAGGTTATTGCCATTGCCGGGAAACCGGTAAGTCGTTGGGATGAAGTAGCCAAGGAGATCGCGGAAAGCGATGGCAAAACTCTGGAAATACAGGTTAAGCGTGCTGGCGCGATTTTGGGGTTCAAGGTCACCCCTGAGACCAGGAAAGCAAAGAACCTGTTTGGCGAGAGTGTCACCTCGCCGGCCATTGGGATCGTTTCTGCCGGCGACGAAGTGCAGGAACGGTTCGGTCCGGGTGAGGCCCTGCTAAAAGGGAGTGCCCAGACCTGGAACATGATCCATCTCACGGTTCTTTCCTTGGTAAAGCTGGTTGAACGGGCCATTCCGCTCGACACGGTCGGTGGACCGATCATGATCGCCAAGATGGCCGGCCAGCAGGCTTCTGAAGGCGGGGTCAGCTTTATCGCCTTTATGGCGCTGCTCTCCATCAACCTGGGGGTTCTCAATCTCCTGCCGGTACCGATCCTTGACGGCGGACACCTCTTTTTCTTTGCCTGGGAAGTGGTCTTCAGGAAGCCGGTTAGCCAGAAAGCCCGAGAAATGGCCCAGCAGGTTGGGCTGTTCCTGCTGCTGAGCCTGATGGTACTGGCATTCTACAACGATATTATGAGATATTTTTTGGGGCAGGGTTGA
- a CDS encoding isoprenyl transferase, which produces MHRLKPDRLPRHLAIIMDGNGRWAKQRMLQRIVGHQKGVETVRMIVEECSRVGIGYLTLFAFSSENWLRPKTEVQALMALLKKYIRSEVPRMMQNNIRFAVIGNRHELPPAVNKEIDEAITRTATNSGMLLTLALSYGSRQEMLGAVVRIAADAASGKIDPSKLDEKVFSGYLFTDGIPDPDFLIRTSGEMRISNFLLWQLAYTELYFTDVNWPDFDAAQLYKALKDYQDRERRFGLTSEQLRSCS; this is translated from the coding sequence ATGCATCGATTGAAACCGGACAGGTTGCCCCGGCATCTGGCCATCATCATGGATGGCAATGGCCGCTGGGCCAAACAACGGATGCTGCAACGGATCGTCGGCCACCAGAAGGGAGTGGAAACGGTCCGGATGATCGTAGAGGAGTGTTCACGGGTCGGCATCGGTTACCTGACCCTGTTTGCCTTTTCCTCCGAGAACTGGCTTCGGCCGAAGACCGAAGTACAGGCCTTGATGGCGTTGTTGAAAAAGTATATCCGCTCTGAAGTCCCGCGGATGATGCAGAACAATATCCGTTTTGCCGTCATCGGCAATCGTCATGAACTCCCCCCGGCAGTCAATAAGGAAATCGACGAAGCGATAACCAGGACAGCTACTAACAGCGGCATGCTCCTGACTCTTGCGCTCTCCTACGGTTCACGTCAGGAGATGCTTGGTGCTGTTGTCAGGATCGCAGCCGATGCTGCGTCAGGGAAGATTGATCCGTCCAAGCTGGATGAGAAGGTCTTCTCCGGGTATCTCTTTACCGATGGCATTCCTGACCCGGATTTTCTGATTCGCACCAGCGGCGAGATGAGAATCAGCAACTTTCTCCTCTGGCAGCTGGCTTATACCGAGCTGTATTTCACTGATGTGAACTGGCCGGATTTCGACGCCGCTCAGCTTTACAAGGCCCTCAAAGACTACCAGGACCGGGAAAGACGGTTCGGGCTGACCAGCGAGCAGCTGCGCTCGTGCTCATAA